Proteins from a genomic interval of Aspergillus flavus chromosome 7, complete sequence:
- a CDS encoding mitochondrial ATP synthase epsilon chain domain-containing protein (hypothetical protein AOR_1_1282054): MAYWKAAGLTYNRYLAVAARAVRRSLKETPRLAAERRGQMDLRFAKWENGKQGEVRSLGEANQEAAVAHAEK, translated from the exons ATGGCATACTGGAAAGCTGCTGGTTTGAC TTACAACCGCTACCTGGCCGTTGCTGCTCGCGCGGTCCGCAGATCCCTCAAGGAGACCCCTCGTCTGGCTGCTGAGCGCCGTGGCCAGATGGACCTGCGTTTTGCTAAGTGGGAG AACGGCAAGCAGGGCGAGGTTCGCTCCCTCGGTGAGGCCAACCAGGAGGCCGCCGTTGCCCACGCCGAGAAATAG
- a CDS encoding heat shock protein 60 (antigenic mitochondrial protein HSP60, putative) yields the protein MQRALSSRTSVLSAASKRAPFYRSSGFNLQQQRFAHKELKFGVEARAQLLKGVDTLAKAVTSTLGPKGRNVLIDTPYGSPKITKDGVTVAKAVQLQDKFENLGARLLQDVASKTNELAGDGTTTATCLARAIFSETVKNVAAGCNPMDLRRGIQAAVEAAVDYLQQNKRDITTGEEIAQVATISANGDTHVGKLISTAMERVGKEGVITVKEGKTLEDELEVTEGMRFDRGYTSPYFITDTKSQKVEFEKPLILLSEKKISAVQDIIPALEASTTLRRPLVIIAEDIEGEALAVCILNKLRGQLQVAAVKAPGFGDNRKSILGDLGVLTNGTVFTDELDIKLEKLTPDMLGSTGSITITKEDTIILNGEGTKDSIAQRCEQIRGVMADPTTSEYEKEKLQERLAKLSGGVAVIKVGGSSEVEVGEKKDRVVDALNATRAAVEEGILPGGGTALLKAAANGLDNVKPANFDQQLGVSIIKNAITRPARQIVENAGLEGSVIVGKLTEEHAKDFNRGFDSSKGEYVDMISKGIVDPLKVVRTALVDASGVASLLGTTEVAIVDAPEEKAPAAPGGMGGMGGMGGMGGGMF from the exons ATGCAAAGAGCTCTTTCCTCCAGGACATCTGTCCTTTCCGCCGCTTCTAAGCGCGCTCCCTTCTACAGATCCTCTGGCTTCAACCTCCAGCAGCAACGGTTTGCCCACAAG GAGCTCAAATTCGGCGTCGAAGCCCGTGCCCAGCTCCTTAAGGGTGTTGACACTCTTGCTAAGGCTGTTACTTCCACTCTTGGTCCCAAGGGTCGCAATGTCCTGATTGACACTCCTTACGGCTCTCCCAAGATCACCAAGG ACGGTGTGACCGTTGCCAAGGCCGTTCAGCTTCAGGACAAGTTCGAGAACCTTGGTGCTCGTCTCCTCCAGGATGTTGCCTCCAAGACCAACGAACTCGCCGGTGACGGTACCACCACCGCTACCTGCCTTGCCCGTGCCATCTTCTCCGAAACCGTCAAGAATGTTGCCGCTGGCTGCAACCCCATGGATCTGCGCCGTGGTATCCAGGCTGCTGTCGAGGCTGCTGTCGACTACCTGCAGCAGAACAAGCGTGACATCACCACCGGCGAGGAGATTGCTCAGGTCGCTACCATCTCCGCTAACGGCGACACCCACGTTGGTAAGCTCATCTCCACTGCTATGGAGAGAGTCGGCAAGGAGGGTGTTATCACCGTTAAGGAGGGCAAGACCCTTGAGGATGAACTTGAGGTCACTGAGGGTATGCGTTTCGACCGCGGTTACACCTCCCCTTACTTCATCACCGATACCAAGTCCCAGAAGGTCGAGTTCGAGAAGCCCTTGATCCTCCTttccgagaagaagatctccgcTGTTCAGGATATCATTCCCGCCCTTGAGGCCTCCACTACCCTCCGCCGCCCTCTCGTCATCATTGCTGAGGACATTGAGGGTGAGGCTCTCGCCGTCTGCATTCTGAACAAGCTCCGTGGTCAGCTCCAGGTTGCTGCCGTCAAGGCTCCTGGCTTCGGTGACAACCGCAAGAGCATCCTTGGTGATCTTGGTGTTCTCACTAACGGTACTGTCTTTACCGATGAGCTCGACATCAAGCTTGAGAAGCTTACCCCTGACATGCTCGGTTCCACTGGCTCCATCACTATCACTAAGGAGGACACTATCATCCTGAACGGTGAGGGTACCAAGGACTCCATCGCTCAGCGCTGTGAGCAGATCCGTGGTGTCATGGCTGACCCCACCACTTCCGaatatgagaaggagaagctccAGGAGCGTCTGGCCAAGCTCTCCGGTGGTGTTGCTGTCATCAAGGTCGGTGGGTCCTCTGAGGTCGAGGTCggtgagaagaaggaccgTGTCGTTGACGCCCTCAACGCCACTCGTGCTGCTGTTGAGGAGGGTATCCTCCCTGGTGGTGGTACTGCTCTCCTCAAGGCCGCTGCCAACGGCCTTGACAACGTCAAGCCTGCCAACTTCGACCAGCAGCTCGGTGtcagcatcatcaagaaTGCTATCACCCGCCCTGCTCGCCAGATCGTTGAGAACGCTGGTCTTGAGGGCAGCGTCATTGTTGGCAAGCTTACTGAGGAGCACGCCAAGGACTTCAACCGTGGGTTTGACAGCTCCAAGGGCGAGTACGTTGACATGATCTCCAAGGGTATCGTCGACCCCCTCAAGGTCGTCCGTACTGCCCTGGTTGATGCTAGCGGTGTCGCCTCTCTCCTTGGTACCACTGAGGTCGCTATTGTTGATGCCCCTGAGGAGAAGGCCCCTGCCGCTCCTGGTGGTATGGGTGGCATGGGTGGTATGGGCGGCATGGGTGGTGGCATGTTCTAA